A part of Primulina eburnea isolate SZY01 chromosome 10, ASM2296580v1, whole genome shotgun sequence genomic DNA contains:
- the LOC140842796 gene encoding spermidine hydroxycinnamoyl transferase-like, protein MVTLRATHVVRPSEPTPDGTMYFNASDQIKDISHTPTIYFYKHSAALDAGDAISILKDSLSKALVLFYPLAGRLSWSAEGGSRVELHYNGKGVPIFEAESEAAVEDFGDFTPTSSIQDLIPSVDYTTPIDEIPMVVVQLTRFRCGGVSIGLGISHVMADGPSALHFVDQWAKISRGGEPISAPYLDRKVLETDKQLDSTFDPSVLRPPPTLIGQEDNMEQRKKPITVAFLNLSKLQIEKLRNKANLELQLEKNTTSRGYSRFEAVAAHIWRCTSKARGHVSEQQTSLHFPADFRNKMNPPIPRNFFGNALIRVEATDNSGNLLSSSLGSASKKIREAVEKVSENTVRSYLEFLKNLPDVGRFRSLDNNGRPKGDFYGNPNLAIISWTALPLYGADFGWGKEIHMGPGPMGFDGKTFIIPSHNGDGSFNIAIWLQEEHMPEFKKCFYDQI, encoded by the coding sequence ATGGTAACGCTGAGAGCTACACATGTAGTCCGACCGTCGGAGCCGACCCCAGATGGAACCATGTATTTCAACGCTTCTGATCAGATCAAAGACATATCACACACTCCGACTATTTACTTCTATAAACACTCGGCCGCGTTGGACGCCGGGGATGCCATTTCGATTCTCAAGGATTCGCTGAGTAAAGCGTTGGTACTGTTTTACCCTCTGGCGGGGCGGTTGAGCTGGTCGGCCGAAGGTGGCAGCAGGGTGGAGCTGCACTATAATGGAAAAGGTGTCCCGATTTTTGAGGCGGAGTCGGAGGCGGCGGTGGAGGACTTTGGGGACTTTACTCCGACCTCTTCTATACAGGATTTGATTCCTTCCGTAGATTACACCACCCCGATTGATGAAATCCCGATGGTTGTAGTGCAGCTAACGCGTTTCCGTTGCGGCGGAGTTAGCATCGGCCTCGGGATCTCGCATGTCATGGCGGATGGGCCGAGCGCTCTACACTTCGTGGACCAGTGGGCGAAAATTTCACGAGGCGGTGAACCCATTTCTGCGCCATACCTCGATCGGAAAGTGCTGGAAACAGACAAGCAACTTGATTCCACCTTCGACCCATCGGTTCTGCGGCCGCCGCCGACGCTAATTGGCCAAGAGGACAACATGGAACAGAGAAAGAAGCCTATCACTGTCGCTTTTCTCAATCTCAGCAAACTACAAATCGAGAAACTCCGCAACAAAGCGAACCTGGAACTCCAACTAGAAAAGAACACAACCAGCCGCGGATACAGCCGATTCGAAGCCGTCGCAGCTCACATCTGGCGCTGCACAAGCAAAGCACGCGGCCACGTCTCCGAGCAGCAAACCAGCCTACACTTCCCCGCTGATTTCCGCAACAAAATGAATCCACCCATTCCAAGAAACTTCTTTGGCAACGCCCTGATCCGTGTTGAAGCCACTGATAACTCAGGAAACCTATTATCGAGCTCCCTCGGTTCAGCTTCCAAGAAAATACGCGAAGCAGTTGAAAAGGTGAGCGAAAACACAGTGAGATCCTACTTGGAATTCTTGAAGAATCTACCAGACGTGGGCCGATTCAGATCATTGGACAACAACGGCCGGCCGAAAGGAGATTTCTACGGAAACCCGAATCTGGCGATCATCAGCTGGACGGCGCTGCCGCTCTACGGCGCAGATTTTGGATGGGGGAAGGAGATCCATATGGGACCTGGACCCATGGGTTTCGATGGGAAAACGTTCATAATTCCTAGTCATAATGGAGATGGCTCGTTTAATATTGCCATATGGCTGCAAGAAGAACACATGCCAGAATTCAAGAAATGCTTCTATGATCAAATATGA
- the LOC140842797 gene encoding spermidine hydroxycinnamoyl transferase-like has product MVNIRAAHVVPPAEPTPNEVMYLNACDQIKDITHTPTIYFYKHSAALEAVNVISRLKDSLSKALVLFYPLAGRLNWAEEGGSRVELHCNGKGVLIFEAESDAKVEDFGDFTPNAEIQALIPSMDYTTPIDQIPMVIVQLTRFKCGGVSIGMGISHVMADGPSALHFVNEWTKFARGEAAGPNVPPFLDRKILDTEKPLNFKFDPAVLRPPPTLIGQEDSMEQRKKPITVAFLNLSRLQIEKLRNRANMEFDAEKNGSSRGYSRFEAVAAHIWRCTSKARGHIPEQQTSLHFPADFRNKMNPPLPKSYFGNALIRVEATDNSGNLLLNSLGMASRKIREAVGKVTEETVRAYLDFLKGLPDVGRFRSLDNNGRPKGDFYGNPNLAIISWTALPLYGADFGWGKEIHLGPGMMGFDGKTFIIPGQNGDGSFNVAIWLQEEHMPAFKKWFYDDI; this is encoded by the coding sequence ATGGTGAATATCCGTGCCGCCCATGTCGTGCCGCCGGCGGAGCCGACTCCGAACGAGGTCATGTATCTGAATGCATGTGATCAAATTAAAGATATAACACACACTCCCACCATCTACTTCTATAAACATTCCGCGGCCTTGGAGGCTGTAAATGTCATATCCAGGCTCAAAGATTCACTCAGCAAAGCCTTGGTGCTGTTTTACCCGCTCGCAGGGCGGCTGAACTGGGCGGAGGAAGGTGGAAGCCGGGTGGAGCTTCACTGCAATGGGAAGGGAGTCCTCATTTTTGAAGCTGAGTCCGACGCTAAAGTTGAGGATTTCGGGGATTTCACGCCAAATGCTGAAATCCAGGCCCTGATTCCTTCCATGGATTACACTACTCCTATCGATCAGATCCCGATGGTTATTGTTCAGTTGACAAGGTTCAAATGCGGAGGAGTTAGCATTGGCATGGGGATTTCCCACGTCATGGCGGATGGTCCGAGTGCGCTTCATTTTGTCAATGAATGGACCAAATTCGCTCGCGGCGAAGCCGCCGGGCCTAATGTTCCACCGTTTCTTGATCGGAAAATATTGGATACCGAAAAACcgttgaattttaaatttgacCCGGCGGTACTGCGTCCCCCGCCTACTTTAATCGGCCAAGAAGACAGCATGGAACAGAGAAAAAAACCAATCACAGTCGCTTTTCTCAATCTCAGCAGATTACAAATCGAGAAACTCCGCAACAGAGCCAACATGGAATTCGATGCAGAAAAGAACGGGAGCAGCCGAGGCTACAGCAGATTCGAGGCAGTAGCAGCCCACATATGGCGTTGCACAAGCAAAGCACGCGGTCACATCCCTGAGCAGCAAACAAGCCTACACTTTCCCGCGGATTTCCGCAACAAAATGAATCCACCCCTTCCAAAAAGCTACTTCGGCAACGCCCTGATCCGAGTCGAGGCCACAGATAATTCAGGAAACTTACTGTTAAACTCCCTCGGCATGGCTTCCAGGAAAATACGGGAGGCCGTAGGGAAAGTGACTGAGGAAACAGTTAGAGCATATTTAGATTTCTTGAAGGGATTACCGGATGTGGGTCGATTCAGATCCTTGGACAACAACGGGAGGCCAAAGGGAGATTTTTACGGCAATCCGAATCTGGCGATTATAAGCTGGACTGCGCTGCCGCTCTACGGGGCAGATTTCGGGTGGGGAAAGGAGATTCATTTGGGGCCTGGAATGATGGGATTTGATGGGAAAACATTCATAATTCCTGGACAGAATGGAGATGGTTCGTTTAATGTTGCAATATGGCTGCAGGAAGAACACATGCCAGCTTTCAAGAAATGGTTCTACGATGATATTTGA
- the LOC140803735 gene encoding large ribosomal subunit protein bL35c, with the protein WLLVVFLLDYEYVIKRPEVRYTTVQFTPFTKKRTSISKLSSSHSISGLQPLVCDQVSAPFCRNSQSMTVVCTKGYKMKTHKASAKRFRVSGSGKIMRRRAGKQHLLAKKNNKRKLRLSKMVQVNRSDYNNVLGALPYLKVNRSN; encoded by the exons TGGCTACTTGTGGTTTTTCTTTTGGATTACGAATATGTAATAAAGCGTCCAGAAGTTCGATACACAACTGTTCAATTCACGCCATTCACCAAGAAACGAACCTCAATTAGCAAGCTTAGTTCTTCGCACTCTATTTCTGGGCTTCAACCACTTGTTTGTGACCAGGTTTCCGCACCCTTTTGCAGAAATTCACAGTCAATGACAGTGGTATGCACCAAAGGCTACAAAATGAAGACCCACAAG GCTTCTGCTAAGAGATTTCGAGTTTCGGGTAGTGGGAAGATAATGAGGAGAAGAGCAGGGAAGCAGCATTTGCTCGCGAAGAAGAATAATAAGAGAAAATTGAGACTCTCCAAAATG GTGCAAGTTAATCGCAGCGACTATAACAATGTCCTTGGAGCTCTGCCTTATCTCAAAGTCAACCGATCAAACTAA
- the LOC140842798 gene encoding autophagy-related protein 11-like translates to MSSYTAEGVVEGGKLLIHIAENGHSYALDCNRYTIVETVQKFLESVCGIMFNDQLLLCLDMKLEPQRPLSTYNLPSNDREVFLFNKARMRTNSPSPAPEQVDIADIPDPPLPSSSHDIHPLDNASDPALKALPSYERQFRYHFQCGHAIFSRTLAKIETCERWLQEQKVQERALEIARGNLDHFYKIVLQNYHDFLKCYSQQHRSHVSLLVNFGRDIEKLRSMTLFPALMTANRKCLLDFVKEENLRKTVEDCSISHRQFENKVSEFKQEFGDLKLNTEMLFSGKASILVKDLDSTIKNHQRFINEQKSIMQTLSKDVNTVKKLVDDSISGQFTSSLRPHDAVSALGPMYDCHDNNYLPKMKECDHAISSLLGFCRDKKIEMNIFVHNYMQKIAYIQYTIKDVRYKFSVFQEALKRQNDQFEPLKVVRGVGPAYRACLAEIVRRKAEMKIYMGKAGQLAEKLATERESEVRRREEFLKVHSTYIPRDILATMGLYDTPNPCDVNVAPFDSNLLDIELPDVDLYAPESLLGLSSKSEKNVTSRSSLLMSDDGSQSAEVEGNAVNFQEKYGSQELLEETELVEIAGTSKMEVENAKLKAELASKIAFLCSICTELDYESLGDSQIESLLKNAAEKTSEALHLKDEYEKHLQTLLKMKKIQCESYEKRIQELEQRLSDQYLDRDKLSADENGSNFAVSSANINDNNSEVSGLEGIHMPRSMGEVSCASSPLKPRLLPAEDKAQERIDDSMTDSSSTINPNPLLDSSMLDLHSDKGHPCDKNKKGNLLTDEGTELASSNMAVSMSQPTGVLSCETVTEPGVDATESDNFAVELQNALAGKVKQLDNAETKIQELMDEVSKLGRELEISQKLLDESQMNCAHLENCLHEAREEAQTHLCAADRRASEYSALRGSAVKMRGLFERLRSCVLSAGVADFVDSLRSLAQSLSSSANKSDDDSTAEFRECIRILADKVGVLSRQRAELLNRYSKTEAANEQLNKELEEKKELVNTLYTKHQLEKQANKEKISFNRLEVHEIAAFILNSSGYYEAINRSSPHYYLSAESVALFSDHLTNRKSYIVGQVVHIERQTVKRLPPSSSVQADSARDLVDMLTPETGTNRLTFNSGSTSNPYGLPVGCEYFVVTIAMLPDTTIHPTNPS, encoded by the exons ATGTCTTCATATACTGCAGAAGGAGTAGTTGAAGGGGGGAAACTTTTGATTCATATTGCCGAGAATGGGCACTCGTATGCGCTTGATTGTAATAGGTACACTATTGTTGAGACCGTGCAGAAGTTTCTTGAATCAGTTTGTGGGATAATGTTCAATGATCAGCTTCTTTTGTGCTTGGACATGAAATTGGAACCTCAGCGCCCCCTCTCCACCTACAACCTCCCATCCAATGATCGAGAAGTATTTCTGTTTAATAAGGCAAGGATGCGGACTAATTCACCGTCCCCTGCACCAGAGCAAGTTGACATTGCTGATATTCCCGATCCCCCGCTGCCATCATCATCTCACGACATTCATCCTTTGGATAATGCCTCAGATCCTGCATTAAAGGCTCTACCTTCCTACGAGAGACAGTTTAGGTATCATTTTCAGTGTGGACATGCTATTTTCAGTCGTACATTAGCTAAGATTGAGACATGTGAGAGGTGGTTGCAAGAGCAGAAGGTGCAAGAAAGGGCGTTGGAAATTGCCCGGGGTAATTTAGATCATTTCTATAAGATTGTACTTCAAAACTACCATGATTTCCTAAAATGTTACTCACAGCAGCACCGTAGCCATGTTAGCCTTCTGGTCAACTTCGGAAGGGATATTGAGAAATTGAGATCTATGACACTTTTTCCTGCCTTGATGACTGCTAATAGAAAATGCTTACTGGATTTTGTGAAGGAAGAGAACCTGAGGAAAACAGTGGAAGACTGCAGCATTTCCCACAGACAGTTTGAGAACAAAGTGTCAGAATTTAAACAAGAGTTTGGAGATCTAAAGCTCAATACAGAAATGTTATTTTCTGGCAAAGCTTCAATTCTTGTCAAAGACTTGGATTCGACTATAAAAAACCACCAGCGCTTTATAAATGAGCAGAAGAGCATAATGCAGACTCTAAG TAAAGATGTAAACACGGTGAAGAAACTTGTTGATGACTCTATTTCTGGCCAATTTACGTCTTCTCTGCGTCCTCATGATGCTGTTTCAGCCCTAGGTCCTATGTATGATTGCCATGATAATAATTACCTTCCAAAGATGAAAGAATGTGATCATGCAATTTCAAGTTTGCTTGGTTTCTGCCGGGATAAAAAAATTGAGATGAATATCTTTGTGCATAATTATATGCAAAAGATTGCATATATCCAGTACACCATCAAAGATGTGCGATACAAATTTTCCGTATTTCAGGAAGCTTTGAAGCGTCAGAATGATCAATTTGAGCCCTTAAAAGTGGTGCGTGGAGTTGGTCCTGCTTATAGGGCTTGCCTTGCAGAAATTGTGAGACGAAAAGCAGAGATGAAGATCTACATGGGCAAGGCTGGGCAATTGGCAGAAAAACTTGCAACTGAGAGGGAATCAGAGGTTAGGAGGCGCGAAGAATTTCTGAAAGTGCATAGTACATATATTCCCCGGGATATTTTAGCAACCATGGGATTGTATGACACTCCTAATCCATGTGATGTCAATGTAGCTCCTTTTGACTCTAATTTGCTTGATATAGAGCTTCCGGATGTCGATCTTTATGCACCAGAGTCACTGTTAGGACTCTCTTCAAAGAGTGAGAAGAATGTGACTTCAAGGAGTTCATTGTTGATGTCTGACGATGGTTCTCAATCTGCCGAAGTTGAAGGAAATGCAGTGAACTTCCAAGAGAAGTATGGTTCACAGGAGTTACTTGAGGAGACAGAGCTTGTGGAAATTGCAGGGACCAGCAAGATGGAAGTTGAGAATGCAAAACTGAAAGCTGAACTTGCTTCTAAAATTGCCTTCTTGTGCTCCATATGCACTGAGCTCGATTATGAATCACTTGGTGATAGTCAAATAGAGAGTTTATTGAAAAATGCTGCAGAGAAGACTTCCGAAGCTTTGCATTTGAAAGATGAGTATGAAAAACACCTGCAAACATTGCTAAAAATGAAGAAGATACAATGTGAATCTTATGAGAAACGGATTCAGGAGTTGGAGCAAAGGTTGTCTGACCAGTATCTGGATAGAGATAAGCTTTCTGCTGATGAGAATGGTTCTAATTTTGCAGTTTCATCTGCAAATATTAATGATAACAATTCAGAAGTATCAGGACTTGAAGGAATTCATATGCCACGCTCAATGGGAGAAGTGTCTTGTGCATCCAGTCCATTAAAACCTCGGCTTCTCCCTGCAGAAGATAAGGCACAGGAAAGGATTGATGATAGTATGACTGATTCCTCTAGCACGATTAATCCAAATCCTCTGTTGGATTCGTCAATGCTCGATCTACATAGTGATAAAGGTCATCCATGTGACAAAAACAAGAAGGGAAATCTGTTGACAGATGAGGGCACGGAACTTGCCTCTAGTAATATGGCAGTTAGCATGTCACAGCCAACTGGTGTTCTATCCTGTGAAACAGTTACTGAACCAGGTGTGGATGCTACAGAAAGTGATAACTTTGCGGTGGAATTACAAAATGCCTTAGCAGGGAAAGTGAAACAATTAGATAATGCAGAAACCAAAATCCAAGAATTGATGGATGAGGTTTCCAAGCTTGGAAGGGAGTTGGAGATCAGTCAGAAGCTACTTGATGAATCTCAG ATGAATTGTGCTCACTTAGAGAACTGTCTACATGAGGCAAGAGAGGAAGCTCAAACCCATCTATGTGCAGCTGATCGTAGGGCCTCAGAGTACAGCGCATTGCGTGGCTCTGCTGTCAAAATGCGTGGTCTTTTTGAAAGACTGAGAAGCTGTGTTTTGTCTGCTGGGGTAGCTGATTTTGTTGACTCATTGCGTTCTTTAGCTCAGTCTTTATCCAG TTCTGCCAACAAAAGCGATGATGATAGCACTGCTGAGTTCCGGGAATGTATAAGGATATTGGCTGATAAAGTTGGTGTTTTGTCAAGACAACGGGCGGAATTACTCAACAGATACTCAAAAACCGAAGCAGCAAATGAGCAGCTTAACAAGGAGTTGGAAGAAAAAAAAGAGTTGGTCAACACTCTTTACACGAAACATCAACTTGAAAAGCAG GCGAACAAAGAGAAGATATCATTTAATCGGTTAGAAGTCCATGAAATTGCTGCATTCATTCTCAACTCTTCCGGATACTATGAGGCCATCAATCGTAGCTCCCCACATTATTATCTCTCAGCTGAATCAGTAGCCTTATTTTCTGATCATCTTACAAACCGTAAAAGCTATATCGTAGGCCAGGTTGTACATATTGAACGACAGACTGTGAAACGACTACCTCCATCTTCATCAGTTCAAGCTGACAGTGCTAGAGATCTGGTAGATATGCTGACCCCCGAAACTGGAACCAACCGTTTGACATTTAATTCAGGTTCGACTTCAAATCCTTATGGTCTTCCTGTTGGATGTGAATACTTCGTAGTGACCATAGCCATGTTACCTGATACCACTATTCATCCGACGAATCCTTCCTGA